The following is a genomic window from Janibacter sp. DB-40.
TGCGGACGTAGTCCCGGACGTCGGGGTCGGAGCCGACGATCAGACCGGCGAACCCCAGCTCCGTCGCGGCGGCGCCGGTGCCCGCCCGGCCGAGGGCGACGAGCGCCCTGAGGGTGCGTGCCGCCTCCTCGTGGGCCGCAGGCAGGTCGTCCACGTCACCGATCGGACCACTGCCGCCCACCGTGATCCGCGGACCCCGGGAGACCCGGGCGACCAGTGAGCGGGCGAGGGCGTCCGGGTCGTCACCGGGGACGAGGGCGATGATCTCGTCGTCGTGCGAGCCCACGAGCGTGCCCTCACCGAGCGCCGTACCGACGGTGAGGGCCAGCGCGCGGTGCTGGGTCGCGTCGCCGCCGCGCGCCACGAGCAGGCACAGCGGGCCGCGCGGGTCCAGCCCGGCGTGCCGCAGGGAGACGGTCCGGTCGTCGTGGCTGCCGCGGGCGCCCACGAGGTCGGTGACGATGCGGTTGCGGGCGCTCTGCCGAGCCGCGTCCGCCTGCCGCTCGAAGAGGAGGACGAGGGCGGTGACGACGGCGGCCCGCTCGACCGTGCGCTGGTCGGCGTCCTCGAGCGTGCGTGGGGCGCCGACCACGAGGGTGCCCAGCTGCTCGCGTGCGGCGATGACGCCGATCGCGTGGACCCCGTCGTCCTCGACGAGTCGACCGAGGTCGTGGCGCGCCTCGTCGACGACCGGCAGGGCCAGGACCTCGTCACCCCCCGTCCGGGACGTGGGGGCCGGCCCGAAGGAGCTCAGCCGCTCACCGGCCTCGTCGAAGAGGACCGCCCACCCCCCGAGGAGATCGACGAGGGCACGCGTGACGTCGGCGACGCCACCGCCCTCGAGCACCACCGAGGCGAAGCGGTCGTGGGCCGCTGCCGCACGCTCGACACCACGTGCCTGCTGCCGCACCGTCTCGTGCGCCTCCGAGAGCGCGGCAAGCGCGGTCTGCGACTCGGCGAGCGCCCGGGTCTGCACGATGGCGACGGCGGCGAGCGCCGCGAGGTTGCCGAGGAGGCCGACCTCGGTGCGGGAGAAGGGGCGCGGGCTGCGGTTCGCCGCGAAGAGGACACCGACGAAGTTCGACTCCACGATCAGGGGCGTGCCGCAGATGGCGATGATGCCCTCGTCACCGACACCGCTGTCGATGGTGGTCGTGTGGCTGAAGCGCTGGTCGGCCGAGTAGTCGGCCGTCCAGTAGGGCTTGTGGGTGGAGGCGACCAGGCCCCCGAGTCCGTCGCCG
Proteins encoded in this region:
- a CDS encoding GAF domain-containing protein — protein: MASEDDPPIDQATALLELLASDASIARLASAPAPEEIKDLVLRVGTARDEHRRRESAQSALLDIARELASEEDPGTVLEAIVRRARTLLGTDLAYLTLYDPEAGDTFMRVTDGSVSAEFQSLRLSLGDGLGGLVASTHKPYWTADYSADQRFSHTTTIDSGVGDEGIIAICGTPLIVESNFVGVLFAANRSPRPFSRTEVGLLGNLAALAAVAIVQTRALAESQTALAALSEAHETVRQQARGVERAAAAHDRFASVVLEGGGVADVTRALVDLLGGWAVLFDEAGERLSSFGPAPTSRTGGDEVLALPVVDEARHDLGRLVEDDGVHAIGVIAAREQLGTLVVGAPRTLEDADQRTVERAAVVTALVLLFERQADAARQSARNRIVTDLVGARGSHDDRTVSLRHAGLDPRGPLCLLVARGGDATQHRALALTVGTALGEGTLVGSHDDEIIALVPGDDPDALARSLVARVSRGPRITVGGSGPIGDVDDLPAAHEEAARTLRALVALGRAGTGAAATELGFAGLIVGSDPDVRDYVRTVLGPVLDYDDSRGSDLVGTLVAYFAAGASPRHAAHELHVHVNTVAQRLGRVAALLGDDWQHPDRALELQLALRLRRLLSA